The following proteins are encoded in a genomic region of Micromonospora olivasterospora:
- a CDS encoding acetoin utilization protein AcuC, which produces MSEDTVVVWDEALLAYDMGDHPLDPVRVELTFGLARELGVLDRPGVRVVKPEPADDALLTRVHDPRYLDAVRAAPRDPLFAGFGLGTSDNPVFDGMHESSALIAGASVAAAEAVWRGEARRAVNVAGGLHHAMPARAAGFCVYNDPAVAIARLLDLGAQRVAYVDVDVHHGDGVQDIFWHDPRVLTISLHETPLALFPGTGFPDETGGPGAEGSAVNVPLPPGTDDAGWQRAFHAIVPSVLRAFRPQILVTQCGADAHRLDPLADLHLSVDGQRATYLALRALADELCQGRWVATGGGGYALVEVVPRAWTHLLAVATGAPLDPATLTPPGWRQLATTRRPGRQVPLRLTDDVHPGYQPWQPTGEPSSVDRAITATRRSVFPLFGLDPYDPRD; this is translated from the coding sequence ATGTCCGAGGACACGGTGGTGGTGTGGGACGAGGCCCTGCTCGCGTACGACATGGGCGACCATCCGCTCGACCCGGTCCGGGTGGAACTGACCTTCGGGCTCGCCCGCGAACTGGGCGTCCTCGACCGGCCCGGGGTGCGGGTGGTCAAGCCGGAGCCGGCGGACGACGCCCTGCTGACCCGGGTGCACGACCCGCGCTACCTGGACGCGGTCCGGGCCGCCCCGCGCGACCCCCTGTTCGCCGGTTTCGGGCTCGGCACCTCGGACAATCCGGTGTTCGACGGGATGCACGAGTCCAGCGCGCTGATCGCCGGGGCCAGCGTCGCCGCGGCCGAGGCGGTCTGGCGGGGCGAGGCCCGGCGGGCGGTCAACGTGGCCGGCGGGCTGCACCACGCGATGCCGGCCCGGGCCGCCGGCTTCTGCGTCTACAACGACCCGGCGGTGGCCATCGCCCGGCTGCTGGACCTCGGCGCGCAGCGGGTGGCGTACGTGGACGTGGACGTGCACCACGGCGACGGGGTGCAGGACATCTTCTGGCACGACCCGCGGGTGCTCACGATCAGCCTGCACGAGACGCCGCTCGCGTTGTTCCCCGGCACCGGGTTCCCCGACGAGACCGGCGGGCCGGGGGCGGAGGGCAGCGCCGTCAACGTGCCGCTGCCGCCGGGGACGGACGACGCCGGCTGGCAGCGGGCGTTCCACGCGATCGTCCCGTCGGTGCTGCGGGCGTTCCGGCCGCAGATCCTGGTCACCCAGTGCGGCGCGGACGCCCACCGCCTCGACCCGCTCGCCGACCTGCACCTGTCGGTGGACGGGCAGCGCGCCACCTACCTGGCCCTGCGGGCGCTCGCCGACGAGCTGTGCCAGGGCCGCTGGGTCGCCACCGGCGGCGGCGGGTACGCGCTGGTCGAGGTGGTGCCGCGGGCGTGGACGCACCTGCTGGCGGTGGCCACCGGCGCCCCGCTCGACCCGGCGACGCTGACCCCGCCGGGCTGGCGGCAGCTCGCCACCACCCGCCGCCCCGGCCGGCAGGTGCCGCTGCGGTTGACCGACGACGTCCACCCTGGGTACCAGCCGTGGCAGCCGACCGGGGAGCCGAGCTCGGTGGACCGGGCGATCACGGCCACCCGCAGGTCGGTGTTCCCGCTGTTCGGGCTCGACCCGTACGACCCACGCGACTGA
- a CDS encoding bifunctional GNAT family N-acetyltransferase/acetate--CoA ligase family protein encodes MTTVDQPLDVLLSDGSTVQLRPIRPADGPEIVAMHARFSERTRYLRYFSPYPRIPDRDLERFVNVDHRDREAFVVLAGGRIVAVGRYERLGPKVPEAEVAFVVEDAHQGRGIGSVLLEHLADAARRAGIGHFVAEVLPANGAMQRVFADFGYQVRRQYADGVVHLSFPIAPTEATLEVQRGREHRTEARSIARLLAPRGIAVYGASATGQGVGAALLGHLRDAGFTGAIVPVHPSAATVAGLPAYPSAADAGGAIDLAVVAVAPEAAGAVVADAAAAGAHGLVVISAGFAEAGPEGAAAQRALARAAHAAGMRVVGPNCLGVANTGERVRLNATLAPVLPARGRVGIFSQSGAFGTALLAEASRRGLGLSSFVSAGNRADVSGNDLLQYWQDDPATDVIVLYLETFGNPRKFARLARHIGRSKPVVALASPARPPGLGGDGPGPDEVAVRALFAHSGVIRVDTVAELLDVGVLLANQPLPRGRRVGVVGNSSALTGLAATACAAQGLTVAAGYPADVGPRAGAAEFAAALAAAAADDGVDALVAVFAPPLPGQLTDTEADFTAALPLTARVDKPTVATFLAGRVPAGVPAYPSVEEAVRALGRVAAYADWLRRPPGTLPDLPRIDPAAGQAALRSDGTDPAGLLAAYGIDVVPSVPARSAGEAAAAAATLGWPVALKAAGPGLRHRLDLGAVRLDLTDEPALRRAYAEMSAVFGADVLVQPMVPPGVACVVELVEDPAFGPVVGFGLGGVATELLGDRAWRPVPLTDTDAAELVDEPRAAPLLRGHRGGIPVDRAALAELLVRVGRLADDQPRVRSLTLNPVLARPDGLAVLHATVRVGADAARPDTGPRRL; translated from the coding sequence GTGACCACGGTGGACCAGCCGCTGGACGTGCTGCTCAGCGACGGCTCGACCGTCCAACTGCGGCCGATCCGGCCGGCGGACGGGCCGGAGATCGTGGCGATGCACGCCCGCTTCTCCGAGCGCACCCGCTACCTGCGCTACTTCTCGCCGTACCCGCGCATTCCCGACCGGGACCTGGAGCGGTTCGTCAACGTCGACCACCGCGACCGGGAGGCGTTCGTGGTGCTGGCCGGCGGGCGGATCGTCGCCGTCGGCCGGTACGAGCGGCTCGGCCCGAAGGTGCCGGAGGCCGAGGTGGCGTTCGTGGTGGAGGACGCCCACCAGGGGCGGGGGATCGGGTCGGTGCTGCTGGAGCACCTGGCCGACGCCGCCCGGCGGGCCGGGATCGGGCACTTCGTCGCCGAGGTGCTCCCGGCCAACGGGGCGATGCAGCGGGTCTTCGCCGACTTCGGCTACCAGGTCCGGCGCCAGTACGCCGACGGGGTGGTGCACCTGAGCTTCCCGATCGCCCCCACCGAGGCGACGCTGGAGGTGCAGCGCGGCCGGGAGCACCGCACCGAGGCCCGCTCCATCGCCCGGCTGCTCGCCCCCCGGGGCATCGCCGTCTACGGCGCGAGCGCCACCGGGCAGGGCGTCGGCGCGGCGCTGCTCGGGCACCTGCGCGACGCCGGGTTCACCGGGGCGATCGTGCCGGTGCACCCGAGTGCGGCCACGGTGGCCGGGCTGCCGGCGTACCCGTCGGCGGCCGACGCCGGAGGGGCGATCGACCTGGCGGTCGTGGCCGTGGCGCCCGAGGCGGCCGGCGCGGTGGTGGCCGACGCGGCGGCGGCCGGGGCGCACGGCCTCGTGGTGATCTCCGCCGGTTTCGCCGAGGCGGGTCCCGAGGGCGCCGCGGCCCAGCGGGCCCTGGCCCGGGCGGCGCACGCCGCCGGCATGCGGGTGGTCGGCCCGAACTGCCTCGGCGTGGCCAACACCGGCGAGCGGGTACGCCTCAACGCCACCCTCGCGCCGGTGCTGCCGGCCCGCGGCCGGGTCGGGATCTTCAGCCAGTCCGGTGCGTTCGGCACGGCCCTGCTCGCCGAGGCGTCCCGGCGCGGCCTCGGCCTGTCCAGCTTCGTCTCCGCCGGCAACCGGGCCGACGTCTCCGGCAACGACCTGCTCCAGTACTGGCAGGACGATCCGGCCACGGACGTGATCGTGCTGTACCTGGAGACGTTCGGCAACCCGCGCAAGTTCGCCCGGCTGGCTCGGCACATCGGCCGGAGCAAGCCGGTCGTGGCGCTGGCCTCGCCGGCCCGTCCGCCGGGGCTGGGCGGCGACGGGCCCGGCCCGGACGAGGTCGCGGTCCGCGCGCTGTTCGCCCACTCCGGCGTGATCCGGGTGGACACCGTCGCCGAGCTGCTCGACGTCGGCGTGCTGCTGGCCAACCAGCCGCTGCCGCGCGGCCGGCGGGTCGGCGTCGTCGGCAACTCCTCGGCGCTGACCGGGCTGGCCGCCACCGCCTGCGCCGCCCAGGGGCTGACCGTCGCCGCCGGCTACCCGGCGGACGTGGGGCCCCGGGCGGGGGCGGCCGAGTTCGCCGCCGCGCTCGCCGCGGCCGCCGCCGACGACGGCGTGGACGCCCTGGTCGCGGTGTTCGCCCCGCCGCTGCCGGGGCAGCTCACCGACACCGAGGCCGACTTCACCGCCGCCCTGCCCCTGACGGCACGGGTGGACAAGCCGACGGTGGCCACGTTCCTCGCCGGGCGCGTGCCGGCCGGGGTGCCGGCGTACCCGAGCGTGGAGGAGGCGGTGCGGGCCCTGGGCCGGGTCGCCGCGTACGCCGACTGGCTGCGCCGTCCGCCCGGTACGCTGCCCGACCTGCCCCGGATCGACCCCGCCGCCGGGCAGGCCGCGCTGCGGAGCGACGGGACGGATCCGGCGGGGCTGCTCGCGGCGTACGGGATCGACGTGGTGCCCTCCGTGCCGGCGCGCTCCGCCGGCGAGGCGGCCGCCGCCGCGGCGACCCTCGGCTGGCCGGTGGCGCTGAAGGCCGCCGGCCCTGGGCTGCGGCACCGCCTCGACCTCGGGGCGGTACGCCTCGACCTGACCGACGAGCCGGCGCTGCGCCGGGCGTACGCGGAGATGTCGGCGGTGTTCGGCGCGGACGTCCTCGTCCAGCCGATGGTCCCGCCCGGGGTGGCCTGCGTGGTGGAGCTGGTGGAGGATCCGGCGTTCGGACCGGTGGTCGGCTTCGGACTGGGCGGCGTCGCCACCGAACTGCTCGGGGACCGGGCCTGGCGGCCGGTGCCGCTGACCGACACCGACGCCGCCGAGCTGGTCGACGAGCCGCGCGCGGCGCCGCTGCTGCGCGGGCACCGGGGCGGCATCCCGGTGGACCGGGCGGCCCTGGCCGAGCTGCTGGTGCGGGTGGGCCGGCTCGCCGACGACCAGCCCCGGGTCCGCTCGCTCACCCTCAACCCGGTGCTGGCCCGCCCGGACGGCCTGGCCGTCCTGCACGCCACCGTCCGGGTCGGGGCGGACGCGGCCCGCCCCGACACCGGCCCCCGCCGCCTGTAG
- the sigB gene encoding RNA polymerase sigma factor SigB has translation MVQQMIDNRFGPAVAIDAEPGTDTLADLDAFDERGVSTDLVRAYLNGIGRTKLLTAAQEVELARRIEAGLFAEEKLATCTPVSAALRSDLELIVAEGRTAKDHLLEANLRLVVSIAKRYTGRGMAFLDLIQEGNLGLIRAVEKFDYTKGFKFSTYATWWIRQAITRAMADQARTIRIPVHMVEQVNRMVRARRELAVTLGREPTVAEVAKAMDVPEFQVIELISYDREPVSLDQAVGEDGESALGDFVAAVDSAAEPGEAAADGELRNEVRIVLATLSQREQAVIRLRFGLDDGRQRTLDEVGREFGLSRERIRQIEKVTLLKLRAPERAQRLEAYAC, from the coding sequence ATGGTCCAGCAGATGATCGATAACCGGTTCGGCCCGGCCGTCGCCATCGACGCCGAGCCCGGCACTGACACCCTGGCCGACCTCGACGCCTTCGACGAGCGCGGCGTCTCCACCGACCTGGTCCGGGCCTACCTCAACGGCATCGGGCGCACCAAGCTGCTCACCGCCGCGCAGGAGGTGGAGCTGGCCCGCCGGATCGAGGCGGGACTCTTCGCCGAGGAGAAGCTCGCCACCTGCACGCCGGTCTCCGCCGCGCTGCGGTCGGACCTGGAGCTGATCGTCGCCGAGGGCCGCACCGCCAAGGACCACCTGCTGGAGGCGAACCTGCGCCTCGTGGTCAGCATCGCCAAGCGGTACACGGGCCGCGGGATGGCGTTCCTCGACCTGATCCAGGAGGGCAACCTCGGCCTGATCCGGGCGGTCGAGAAGTTCGACTACACCAAGGGTTTCAAGTTCTCCACATACGCGACCTGGTGGATCCGGCAGGCGATCACCCGGGCCATGGCCGACCAGGCCCGCACCATCCGTATCCCGGTGCACATGGTCGAGCAGGTCAACCGGATGGTCCGCGCCCGCCGCGAGCTGGCGGTCACGCTGGGCCGGGAGCCCACGGTGGCCGAGGTCGCCAAGGCGATGGACGTCCCGGAGTTCCAGGTCATCGAGCTGATCTCGTACGACCGGGAGCCGGTCAGCCTGGACCAGGCCGTCGGCGAGGACGGCGAGAGCGCCCTCGGTGACTTCGTGGCCGCCGTGGATTCGGCCGCCGAGCCCGGCGAGGCCGCCGCCGACGGCGAGCTGCGCAACGAGGTACGCATCGTGCTCGCCACCCTGTCGCAGCGCGAGCAGGCGGTGATCCGGCTGCGCTTCGGCCTGGACGACGGCCGGCAGCGCACCCTGGACGAGGTCGGCAGGGAGTTCGGCCTGTCCCGGGAGCGGATCCGGCAGATCGAGAAGGTGACGCTGCTCAAGCTGCGCGCCCCGGAGCGGGCGCAGCGCCTGGAGGCGTACGCCTGCTGA
- a CDS encoding sporulation protein, with protein sequence MVFKRLMQAMGVGGPSVETVLANPNCRPGGQLEGVVHVAGGDHPVDVSYVALGLVTRVEVESGDNEYATDQEFGRRQVTSAFRLEPGQRYDVPFRFDVPWETPLTELYGQHLHGMTMGLRTELEVARAVDKGDLDAVAVHPLPAQEQLLEALLRLGFRFARADVERGHIYGVRQSLPFYQEIEFHPAPQYARAINQLEVTFVTDPQQVQVVLEIDKRGGVFTEGRDAFGRFTVDHAMARNTDWAAQLDAWLRQSIQRRGLFF encoded by the coding sequence GTGGTCTTCAAGCGGCTCATGCAGGCGATGGGCGTGGGCGGCCCGTCGGTGGAAACGGTGCTGGCCAATCCGAACTGCCGACCGGGCGGGCAGTTGGAGGGCGTGGTCCACGTCGCCGGGGGCGACCACCCGGTGGACGTCAGCTACGTCGCGCTGGGCCTGGTCACGCGGGTCGAGGTGGAGAGCGGCGACAACGAGTACGCGACCGACCAGGAGTTCGGCCGCCGCCAGGTGACCTCGGCGTTCCGGCTGGAGCCGGGGCAGCGGTACGACGTCCCGTTCCGCTTCGACGTCCCCTGGGAGACGCCGCTCACCGAGCTGTACGGGCAGCACCTGCACGGGATGACGATGGGCCTGCGTACGGAGCTGGAGGTCGCCCGGGCCGTCGACAAGGGAGACCTGGACGCGGTGGCGGTGCACCCGCTGCCCGCGCAGGAGCAGCTGCTCGAGGCGCTGCTGCGGCTGGGCTTCCGGTTCGCGCGCGCCGACGTCGAGCGGGGGCACATCTACGGCGTACGGCAGAGCCTGCCGTTCTACCAGGAGATCGAGTTCCACCCGGCGCCCCAGTACGCCCGGGCGATCAACCAGCTGGAGGTCACCTTCGTGACCGACCCGCAGCAGGTGCAGGTGGTGCTGGAGATCGACAAGCGGGGCGGGGTGTTCACCGAGGGCCGGGACGCCTTCGGCCGCTTCACGGTGGACCACGCCATGGCGCGGAACACGGACTGGGCCGCCCAGCTCGACGCCTGGCTCCGCCAGTCCATCCAGCGCCGCGGCCTCTTCTTCTGA
- a CDS encoding transposase, translating to MQRRLVGIDLGIASAHTVRVRDEAGREVCRRRCEPTVDSLSMIESAALAGAAPGTRLEVVIEPTGPAWLPIAVFFTARGHLVFRVSSAKAADLRRFLSRHAKSNGIDADTLARLPLIDPDGLRPLELPDAAAAALDRRVRACDRLTMAASEHKVRIKDLVRQVMPCTPLTGDLGKADLAVLERYADPRALLRLGRARLTALIVKASHNHQGAARAEQWLVAAQAAVDLYGDHPAVAFTDLAAEIATEVRLLRAITTELAAHAAERETCYRWVDPMQLARSLPGLAEVGGPAMTAVIGDATRFPTAAHFKSYLGLAPRASETGDTDRKGQPMSKAGSRLARATLIRAADWARKQDPQLARIYHQQMVERGAEHLKASCVVAARLAERLWTVMRRRMPYVICDVDGTPVTPQQAKQIIAQQWTVTEEIRRRRRSTKRRAGKAPHQALTGHDQKDARSVRTRRPSPPESSATPSRTVKQPALLTTDPR from the coding sequence ATGCAGCGCAGGTTGGTCGGTATCGATTTGGGGATCGCGTCGGCGCACACGGTACGGGTGCGTGACGAGGCCGGACGGGAGGTGTGCCGGCGGCGGTGCGAGCCGACGGTGGACAGCTTGTCGATGATCGAGTCCGCGGCGTTGGCCGGGGCAGCGCCGGGCACGCGGTTGGAGGTGGTGATCGAGCCGACCGGGCCGGCGTGGCTGCCGATCGCGGTGTTCTTCACCGCTCGGGGGCACCTGGTGTTCCGGGTGTCGAGTGCGAAGGCGGCGGATCTGCGCCGGTTCCTGTCGCGGCATGCGAAGTCCAACGGCATTGACGCGGACACCCTGGCCCGCTTGCCGTTGATCGACCCGGACGGGCTACGGCCCCTCGAACTGCCGGATGCGGCAGCGGCGGCGTTGGACCGGCGGGTGCGCGCGTGTGACCGGCTGACCATGGCCGCGTCCGAGCACAAGGTGCGGATCAAGGACCTGGTCCGGCAGGTGATGCCGTGCACCCCGCTGACCGGTGATCTGGGCAAGGCCGACCTGGCGGTGCTGGAACGCTACGCCGACCCGCGTGCCCTGCTGCGGCTGGGCCGGGCCCGGCTGACCGCGCTGATCGTCAAGGCGTCCCACAACCACCAGGGCGCGGCGCGCGCCGAGCAGTGGCTGGTCGCCGCCCAAGCGGCGGTCGACCTCTACGGTGATCACCCGGCGGTCGCGTTCACCGACCTGGCCGCCGAGATCGCCACCGAGGTGCGGCTACTACGCGCCATCACCACCGAGCTGGCCGCGCACGCGGCCGAACGGGAGACCTGTTACCGGTGGGTCGACCCGATGCAGCTGGCCCGTAGCCTGCCCGGCCTGGCCGAGGTCGGCGGACCGGCGATGACCGCGGTCATCGGTGACGCCACCCGGTTCCCCACCGCGGCGCACTTCAAGTCATACCTCGGGCTGGCGCCGCGCGCGTCAGAGACCGGTGACACCGACCGCAAGGGCCAGCCGATGTCCAAGGCCGGCTCCCGGCTGGCCCGGGCCACTCTGATCCGGGCCGCGGACTGGGCTCGCAAGCAGGACCCGCAGCTCGCGCGCATCTACCACCAGCAGATGGTCGAACGCGGTGCCGAACACCTCAAAGCCAGCTGTGTGGTCGCGGCCCGGCTCGCCGAACGGCTCTGGACCGTGATGCGCCGCCGCATGCCGTATGTCATCTGCGACGTCGACGGCACGCCGGTCACCCCACAGCAGGCGAAACAGATCATCGCCCAGCAGTGGACCGTGACCGAGGAGATCCGCCGCAGGCGGCGCAGCACCAAGCGCAGGGCGGGGAAGGCCCCTCACCAAGCCCTCACGGGACATGATCAAAAAGACGCTCGAAGCGTACGAACGAGGCGACCTTCCCCACCCGAATCCTCCGCGACACCGTCACGGACCGTCAAGCAACCCGCCCTCTTGACAACCGATCCTCGATAG
- the dtd gene encoding D-aminoacyl-tRNA deacylase, whose protein sequence is MRAVVQTVGRASVTVDDEVVGAVADGLLVLLGVTHTDTPETARTMARKIRELRILDDERSAADTGAPILVVSQFTLYGDARRGRRPSWTAAAPAEAAEPLVTAVVEGLRERGAKVETGRFRAHMLVESVNVGPRTILLDL, encoded by the coding sequence ATGCGGGCGGTGGTGCAGACGGTCGGCCGGGCCAGCGTCACGGTCGACGACGAGGTGGTCGGCGCCGTCGCCGACGGCCTGCTGGTGCTGCTCGGGGTGACCCACACCGACACCCCGGAGACGGCGCGGACCATGGCCCGCAAGATCCGCGAGCTGCGCATCCTGGACGACGAGCGCAGCGCGGCGGACACCGGCGCCCCGATCCTCGTGGTCAGCCAGTTCACCCTCTACGGCGACGCCCGCAGGGGCAGGCGGCCCAGCTGGACGGCTGCCGCCCCCGCCGAGGCGGCGGAGCCCCTGGTCACGGCGGTGGTCGAGGGGCTGCGCGAGCGCGGCGCGAAGGTCGAGACGGGCCGCTTCCGCGCCCACATGCTGGTCGAGAGCGTCAACGTAGGCCCCCGCACGATCCTCCTGGACCTCTGA
- a CDS encoding DUF7059 domain-containing protein — MDGHDMLLSPAGVEALRTALAGAGYTANGIAARLGPQATGGVARNDFRAALRATEDRDPLGTLIRVFICDQTEREDVVAAALAPLTVGEALAGGLVERHGDGLRAGVDLEPYGDDWWVLADVPASARPGRPLHAEHVLGIGGATQTLIGATVRRPAETALDLGTGSGVQALHLSTHATRVTATDVSERALRFAATTAALNGRDWELLRGDLVAPVAGRRFDLVVSNPPFVVGPGTTTHVYRDSGRVGDAIGAELAAAAPGLLTEDGTMQYLANWVHVAGEDWGERVAGWFAGTGLDAWVIQREVADPMAYVNLWLTDVGEVPDPQRMAAWLDWFDAHKVEAIGFGIVSLRNAGHADPVVRVEDLRQRVEPPMGDRIAAWFDRQDWLRVRDTDGLLAARYRAAEGLQLRQEATMGDEGWAVDRQVLAMPHGLRWTEEIDPLVLALVGGADGRLPLRDQLALLSAAHEVAVDELAEAAGPIVAHLVERGIVEPVAD; from the coding sequence GTGGACGGACACGACATGCTGCTCTCCCCCGCCGGCGTCGAGGCGTTGCGGACGGCGCTGGCCGGCGCGGGGTACACCGCCAACGGGATCGCCGCCCGGCTCGGTCCCCAGGCCACCGGCGGGGTGGCCCGCAACGACTTCCGGGCCGCCCTGCGCGCCACCGAGGACCGCGACCCGCTCGGCACGCTGATCCGCGTGTTCATCTGCGACCAGACCGAGCGCGAGGACGTCGTGGCCGCCGCGCTCGCCCCGTTGACCGTGGGCGAGGCGCTGGCCGGGGGCCTGGTCGAGCGGCACGGCGACGGCCTGCGCGCCGGCGTCGACCTGGAGCCGTACGGGGACGACTGGTGGGTGCTCGCCGACGTGCCGGCCAGCGCGCGGCCGGGCCGGCCGCTGCACGCCGAGCACGTCCTCGGCATCGGCGGGGCGACGCAGACCCTGATCGGCGCGACGGTCCGCCGCCCGGCGGAGACGGCGCTGGACCTCGGCACCGGCTCCGGGGTGCAGGCGCTGCACCTGTCCACCCACGCGACCCGGGTCACCGCCACCGACGTCTCCGAGCGGGCGCTGCGCTTCGCCGCCACCACCGCCGCGCTCAACGGCCGGGACTGGGAGCTGCTGCGCGGCGACCTGGTCGCCCCGGTGGCCGGCCGCCGGTTCGACCTGGTGGTCAGCAACCCGCCGTTCGTGGTCGGCCCGGGCACCACCACGCACGTCTACCGCGACTCCGGCCGGGTCGGGGACGCGATCGGCGCCGAGCTGGCCGCCGCCGCACCGGGCCTGCTCACCGAGGACGGCACCATGCAGTACCTGGCGAACTGGGTGCACGTCGCCGGCGAGGACTGGGGCGAGCGGGTGGCCGGCTGGTTCGCCGGCACGGGCCTGGACGCCTGGGTCATCCAGCGCGAGGTGGCCGACCCGATGGCGTACGTGAACCTGTGGCTGACCGATGTCGGCGAGGTGCCCGACCCGCAGCGGATGGCCGCCTGGCTGGACTGGTTCGACGCGCACAAGGTCGAGGCGATCGGCTTCGGCATCGTGTCGCTGCGCAACGCCGGCCACGCCGATCCGGTGGTGCGGGTGGAGGACCTGCGGCAGCGGGTGGAGCCGCCGATGGGCGACCGGATCGCCGCCTGGTTCGACCGCCAGGACTGGCTGCGGGTACGCGACACCGACGGGCTGCTCGCCGCGCGCTACCGGGCGGCCGAGGGGCTGCAACTGCGGCAGGAGGCCACCATGGGCGACGAGGGCTGGGCGGTGGACCGGCAGGTCCTCGCCATGCCCCACGGGCTGCGCTGGACGGAGGAGATCGACCCCCTGGTGCTGGCCCTGGTCGGCGGCGCCGACGGCCGGCTGCCGCTGCGCGACCAGCTCGCCCTGCTGTCGGCGGCGCACGAGGTGGCGGTCGACGAGCTGGCCGAGGCGGCCGGGCCGATCGTGGCGCACCTGGTGGAGCGCGGGATCGTCGAGCCGGTGGCCGACTGA
- a CDS encoding HhH-GPD-type base excision DNA repair protein: protein MDGMTLSLPIDPEANRLLGRDPLALLVGMVLDQQVPMEKAFSSPYVLAGRLGHEPDARELAAFDPEALVEVFARPPALHRFPKAMAARVQEVCRALVDTYDGDPVRLWADAADGRELLARIAALPGFGRQKAQIFVALLGKRFGVTPEGWREAAGGYGEEGAYRSVADVTDPESLRRVREYKQRTKAEAKAAKG from the coding sequence ATGGACGGCATGACGCTCTCGCTGCCCATCGATCCCGAGGCCAACCGGTTGTTGGGGCGCGACCCCCTGGCCCTGCTCGTCGGCATGGTGCTCGACCAGCAGGTGCCCATGGAGAAGGCATTCTCCTCGCCGTACGTGCTGGCGGGCCGACTCGGCCACGAGCCGGACGCCCGGGAGCTGGCCGCGTTCGACCCGGAGGCGCTGGTCGAGGTCTTCGCCCGGCCGCCGGCCCTGCACCGGTTCCCAAAGGCGATGGCGGCCCGGGTGCAGGAGGTGTGCCGGGCCCTGGTGGACACCTACGACGGGGACCCCGTCCGGCTGTGGGCCGACGCCGCCGACGGCCGGGAGCTGCTGGCCCGGATCGCCGCCCTGCCCGGCTTCGGCCGGCAGAAGGCGCAGATCTTCGTGGCGCTGCTCGGCAAGCGCTTCGGCGTGACCCCGGAGGGCTGGCGGGAGGCGGCCGGCGGGTACGGCGAGGAGGGCGCGTACCGGTCGGTGGCCGACGTCACCGACCCGGAGTCGCTGCGCCGGGTGCGGGAGTACAAGCAGCGGACGAAGGCGGAGGCGAAGGCCGCCAAGGGCTGA
- a CDS encoding DUF3099 domain-containing protein, giving the protein MKRQAYQPILITDAARSQDDQLTSRQRRYVLMMGIRVACLIVGAVLVSARPPLLWLWLSLCALGMVLIPWLAVLLANDRPPKERHRLANRFQPGSQDEAPPMSLTAEERPHPVIDAEP; this is encoded by the coding sequence GTGAAACGTCAGGCGTACCAACCGATCCTGATCACCGACGCGGCGCGCAGCCAGGACGACCAGCTGACCAGCCGGCAGCGGCGCTACGTCCTGATGATGGGCATCCGGGTGGCCTGCCTGATCGTCGGCGCGGTCCTGGTGAGCGCGCGGCCGCCCCTGCTCTGGCTCTGGCTGTCGCTGTGCGCCCTCGGCATGGTGCTCATCCCGTGGCTCGCGGTGCTGCTGGCCAACGACCGGCCGCCGAAGGAGCGGCACCGGCTGGCCAACCGGTTCCAGCCCGGCAGCCAGGACGAGGCCCCGCCGATGAGCCTGACGGCCGAGGAGCGTCCGCACCCGGTCATCGACGCCGAGCCCTGA